From Bacteroidia bacterium, the proteins below share one genomic window:
- a CDS encoding low molecular weight phosphotyrosine protein phosphatase, translated as MPAILFVCLGNICRSPMAEGVMNQLLRQNNIQNQVIDSAATLANHVGERPFSKTIAVCEKYGVKLNHFARKIQESDYQEFDFIFTMDNRIHKTVISLKPESCKSQIFLFREFDPLHNGDLETPDPYFGDIDDFENVYQICLRTCNEIIHKFL; from the coding sequence ATGCCCGCTATTTTATTTGTTTGCTTAGGAAATATTTGCCGTTCGCCAATGGCAGAAGGCGTTATGAACCAATTACTTAGACAAAATAATATCCAAAATCAAGTGATTGATTCGGCAGCTACTTTGGCTAATCATGTTGGTGAACGACCATTTAGCAAAACAATAGCCGTTTGTGAAAAATATGGTGTTAAACTAAATCATTTTGCCAGAAAAATACAAGAATCTGATTATCAAGAATTTGATTTTATTTTTACAATGGATAATAGGATTCATAAAACCGTAATTAGCCTGAAGCCGGAATCCTGCAAGAGCCAAATTTTTCTTTTTAGGGAATTTGACCCCTTACATAACGGCGACTTAGAAACCCCCGACCCTTACTTTGGAGATATTGATGACTTTGAAAATGTATATCAGATTTGCCTAAGAACTTGTAATGAAATAATACATAAATTCCTGTAA